Proteins encoded by one window of Lycium barbarum isolate Lr01 chromosome 11, ASM1917538v2, whole genome shotgun sequence:
- the LOC132620161 gene encoding uncharacterized protein LOC132620161: protein MANISSLIRHSGIWNDENKYVNYKIDAATFKEYSTYDEFLQTVATQLNLDKKMKNISIKYMVEGDSIPMEIHNDMGVRVYVELKKENKALPMYPLCIITTDRSMEICISNESCVEGDYLQIGHTNQTVGSRDFESSSCGKADLLFENNKGMVIDDKNQKVVAVDQVYKDKDTLKAVMVNYAITNRFNYQTERSNAIRASSVGKSGMFRVREFQDKHTCPLKEKVYSQCQATSRLISGIVKPKISNHKRKYTPKDIAEDVKNDFGMDVSYMVAWRAKERAMNDLMGEPAESYKRLPRYLYILDNTYPGSHIRMRKIRENEFLYVFIALYAFIKGFDYCRPIVVVDGSHLKTPYNGTFVLASTLDGAGNILPLAYGVIDSENDRSWTWFFERFRESYGIRENMCIVSDRHESINKAVCRIYPEVAHYACIWHLWGNVCKKYKKSHDVLSPVFYSMAKAYTQDDFDELMGKVQKVDMCVAEYLEWAGRDKWARLYASVNRGWTMTSNIAECINRHLLAARELPIYDFLEEVRRMFGRWNYNNRRNGTYTFTTLGKKFQEMLSINEYLCLRMTKNLVAEDYCSDLFKPETVLKTYDVPVDPLPDKREWNIPKNILEDVILPPRYKRPPGRPKKRRDKPLSELLFGKSRHACSTCGQLGHNRRSCSFEPLRK, encoded by the exons atggccAATATTTCATCGTTGATTAGACACTCTGGTATTTGGAACGACGAGAATAAATACGTCAATTACAAAATCGATGCTGCGACTTTTAAGGAGTATTCGACGTATGACGAATTTTTACAAACAGTTGCAAcccaattgaatttggacaagaaaATGAAAAACATAAGCATAAAATACATGGTTGAAGGTGATTCTATTCCAATGGAAATTCACAATGACATGGGTGTTAGGGTGTATGTGGAACTGAAGAAAGAGAACAAAGCATTACCAATGTACCCATTATGTATCATTACAACTGATAGAAGCATGGAGATATGTATATCGAATGAGAGTTGTGTTGAAGGTGATTATTTGCAAATCGGACACACGAATCAAACAGTTGGTTCCCGTGATTTTGAATCATCAAGTTGTGGAAAGGCTGATTTGTTATTCGAAAACAACAAGGGTATGGTTATTGATGACAAGAACCAAAAAGTAGTTGCCGTCGATCAAGTATACAAGGATAAAGATACATTAAAAGCTGTGATGGTGAATTATGCAATTACGAACAGGTTCAACTATCAGACAGAAAGGAGCAATGCAATAAG GGCGTCCAGTGTCGGTAAGTCAGGAATGTTTAGAGTTAGGGAGTTTCAAGACAAACATACATGTCCATTAAAGGAAAAGGTTTATTCCCAATGCCAAGCTACAAGTCGGTTGATAAGTGGGATTGTCAAACCAAAAATATCAAATCATAAGAGGAAATATACGCCTAAAGACATTGCGGAGGAcgtcaaaaatgattttggaaTGGATGTGTCGTACATGGTTGCTTGGCGGGCCAAAGAAAGGGCGATGAACGATTTAATGGGTGAACCGGCTGAATCTTATAAAAGACTACCTCGATATCTATACATATTGGATAATACTTACCCGGGTTCACATATTAGAATGCGTAAAATCCGCGAAAATGAATTTCTGTATGTTTTTATAGCACTATATGCATTTATCAAAGGCTTTGATTATTGTCGACCAATTGTGGTGGTTGATGGAAGCCACTTAAAAACACCATACAATGGAACATTTGTCTTGGCAAGCACATTAGACGGTGCAG GCAACATACTTCCCTTAGCATATGGTGTCATTGATTCTGAGAATGACAGATCATGGACGTGGTTTTTTGAGCGTTTCAGAGAATCATATGGAATTAGAGAGAATATGTGTATCGTATCAGATAGGCATGAAAGTATAAACAAGGCTGTTTGTCGAATTTATCCAGAAGTTGCACATTATGCATGTATTTGGCATCTGTGGGGTAATGTATGTAAAAAATACAAGAAGAGCCATGATGTGCTGAGTCCTGTTTTTTATTCCATGGCAAAGGCATACACGCAGGATGATTTCGATGAGTTAatgggaaaggttcaaaaggtaGATATGTGCGTGGCAGAGTATTTGGAATGGGCTGGTAGAGACAAATGGGCTAGATTGTATGCATCTGTTAACCGAGGGTGGACAATGACTTCTAATATAGCAGAGTGCATTAACCGACATCTTCTAGCAGCTAGAGAACTGCCTATATATGACTTTCTCGAAGAAGTTAGAAGGATGTTTGGGAGATGGAATTACAATAACCGGAGAAATGGAACATACACGTTCACTACACTCGGTAAAAAGTTTCAGGAGATGCTATCAATCAACGAGTATCTATGTCTACGAATGACG aaaaatctggTTGCTGAGGATTATTGCTCCGATTTGTTCAAACCGGAGACCGTGTTGAAGACATATGATGTACCTGTGGATCCTCTACCCGACAAGCGTGAATGGAACATTCCCAAAAACATCTTGGAGGATGTGATTTTGCCACCAAGATACAAGAGACCGCCTGGTAGGCCAAAGAAGAGGCGTGATAAGCCTTTAAGTGAATTGTTGTTTGGAAAGAGCAGACATGCTTGCAGTACTTGTGGACAACTTGGGCACAACAGACGTTCATGTAGTTTTGAGCCTCTGAGGAAGTGA